From the Girardinichthys multiradiatus isolate DD_20200921_A chromosome 22, DD_fGirMul_XY1, whole genome shotgun sequence genome, one window contains:
- the echs1 gene encoding enoyl-CoA hydratase, mitochondrial: MAILCRNAGLFLKSFRAAPALLSAGRLYSSDGQYEYILVEKRGEKNNVGFIQLNRPKALNALCDGLMKEVGHALDAFEGDTDVGAVVITGSERAFAAGADIKEMQNRTFQECYGGNFLAHWNRVSTVRKPVIAAVNGFALGGGCELAMMCDIIYAGEKAQFGQPEILLGTIPGAGGTQRLTRAVGKSLAMEMVLTGDRINAQEAKQSGLVSKVYPVDQLVSEAVKCGEKIAANSKLVSAMAKEAVNAAFELSLAEGNRLEKRLFHATFATDDRKEGMTAFVEKRKANFQDQ; encoded by the exons ATGGCCATTTTGTGCAGAAACGCAGGCTTGTTCCTGAAGTCCTTCAGAGCAGCGCCGGCTCTGCTGTCTGCTGGCCGCctctacagctcag ATGGTCAGTACGAGTATATATTGGTGGAAAAGCGAGGCGAAAAAAACAATGTTGGCTTCATTCAGCTGAACCGACCCAAAGCTCTCAACGCTCTCTGCGACGGTTTGATGAAGGAGGTTGGGCACGCACTGGACGCCTTTGAGGGCGACACAGACGTTGGAGCTGTTGTCATCACTGGCAGCGAGAGAGCCTTTGCTG CTGGAGCAGATATTAAAGAGATGCAGAATCGAACATTTCAGGAATGTTATGGTGGGAACTTTCTGGCTCATTGGAACAGAGTCTCCACGGTGAGAAAGCCTGTAATCGCAGCTGTTAATGGATTTGCA CTGGGTGGAGGCTGTGAGCTGGCCATGATGTGTGACATCATCTATGCTGGAGAAAAGGCTCAGTTTGGCCAACCAGAAATCCTGCTGGGGACCATTCCTG GGGCGGGCGGCACGCAGCGCCTGACTCGTGCTGTTGGCAAATCCCTTGCAATGGAAATGGTACTAACAGGAGACAGGATTAATGCTCAGGAGGCCAAGCAGTCAG gttTGGTGAGTAAAGTTTATCCTGTGGACCAGCTCGTATCTGAGGCTGTTAAATGTGGGGAGAAAATTGCAGCCAATTCCAAACTGGTCAGCGCCATGGCTAAAGAAGCTGTAAATGCAG CTTTTGAACTAAGTTTGGCTGAAGGGAATCGTTTGGAAAAGCGCTTGTTCCATGCTACCTTCGCAACG GATGACCGTAAGGAAGGCATGACTGCATTTGTGGAGAAAAGAAAAGCCAATTTTCAGGACCAGTAG
- the fuom gene encoding fucose mutarotase isoform X1: protein MVVLKGIPFVISPDLLYVLAKMGHGDELVLADANFPTSSICTSGPKEIRADGLGIPQLLEAILKLLPLDTYVPSPAAVMDLVDSDKQRCLAVPVWENYTQLLSLAGSESPLEKMERFAFYERAKRAYAVVATGCVKQGKHLKNAGHLALIVDGGSGQGLQDHQKQWKDYKVNISHCRSGAPCKVLPHRVRMIMRQGNCSVWELDTEERSYSC, encoded by the exons ATGGTGGTTCTAAAAGGGATCCCCTTTGTTATATCACCCGATCTGCTGTATGTTCTCGCCAAAATGGGCCATGGGGATGAACTGG ttcTTGCAGATGCCAATTTCCCCACATCTTCTATTTGTACCAGTGGTCCAAAAGAGATACGAGCTGATG GTTTGGGAATCCCACAGCTTTTGGAGGCTATTCTAAAGCTGTTGCCCTTGGATACCTACGTCCCTAGCCCG GCAGCAGTCATGGATCTGGTAGACAGCGACAAACAGAGATGTTTAGCTGTCCCTGTGTGGGAGAATTACACACAGCTGCTCAGCCTGGCAGGCTCGGAG AGTCCTCTGGAGAAAATGGAAAGATTTGCTTTTTACGAACGAGCCAAAAGGGCCTATGCTGTCGTGGCAACAGG gtgtgttaaacAAGGGAAACATCTGAAAAATGCAGGACATCTAGCCCTCATAGTAGATGGTGGGTCTGGACAAGGGCTGCAAGACCATCAGAAACAATGGAAAGATTATAAAGTGAACATTAGTCACTGTCGGTCTGGAGCTCCATGCAAGGTCTTGCCTCATAGGGTGAGGATGATCATGAGacag gGAAACTGCTCTGTATGGGAACTTGATACTGAAGAAAGGAGTTATTCCTGCTGA
- the fuom gene encoding fucose mutarotase isoform X3, which translates to MVVLKGIPFVISPDLLYVLAKMGHGDELVLADANFPTSSICTSGPKEIRADGLGIPQLLEAILKLLPLDTYVPSPAAVMDLVDSDKQRCLAVPVWENYTQLLSLAGSESPLEKMERFAFYERAKRAYAVVATGETALYGNLILKKGVIPAELLQ; encoded by the exons ATGGTGGTTCTAAAAGGGATCCCCTTTGTTATATCACCCGATCTGCTGTATGTTCTCGCCAAAATGGGCCATGGGGATGAACTGG ttcTTGCAGATGCCAATTTCCCCACATCTTCTATTTGTACCAGTGGTCCAAAAGAGATACGAGCTGATG GTTTGGGAATCCCACAGCTTTTGGAGGCTATTCTAAAGCTGTTGCCCTTGGATACCTACGTCCCTAGCCCG GCAGCAGTCATGGATCTGGTAGACAGCGACAAACAGAGATGTTTAGCTGTCCCTGTGTGGGAGAATTACACACAGCTGCTCAGCCTGGCAGGCTCGGAG AGTCCTCTGGAGAAAATGGAAAGATTTGCTTTTTACGAACGAGCCAAAAGGGCCTATGCTGTCGTGGCAACAGG gGAAACTGCTCTGTATGGGAACTTGATACTGAAGAAAGGAGTTATTCCTGCTGAGCTGCTGCAGTAA
- the fuom gene encoding fucose mutarotase isoform X2 — translation MVVLKGIPFVISPDLLYVLAKMGHGDELVLADANFPTSSICTSGPKEIRADGLGIPQLLEAILKLLPLDTYVPSPSPLEKMERFAFYERAKRAYAVVATGCVKQGKHLKNAGHLALIVDGGSGQGLQDHQKQWKDYKVNISHCRSGAPCKVLPHRVRMIMRQGNCSVWELDTEERSYSC, via the exons ATGGTGGTTCTAAAAGGGATCCCCTTTGTTATATCACCCGATCTGCTGTATGTTCTCGCCAAAATGGGCCATGGGGATGAACTGG ttcTTGCAGATGCCAATTTCCCCACATCTTCTATTTGTACCAGTGGTCCAAAAGAGATACGAGCTGATG GTTTGGGAATCCCACAGCTTTTGGAGGCTATTCTAAAGCTGTTGCCCTTGGATACCTACGTCCCTAGCCCG AGTCCTCTGGAGAAAATGGAAAGATTTGCTTTTTACGAACGAGCCAAAAGGGCCTATGCTGTCGTGGCAACAGG gtgtgttaaacAAGGGAAACATCTGAAAAATGCAGGACATCTAGCCCTCATAGTAGATGGTGGGTCTGGACAAGGGCTGCAAGACCATCAGAAACAATGGAAAGATTATAAAGTGAACATTAGTCACTGTCGGTCTGGAGCTCCATGCAAGGTCTTGCCTCATAGGGTGAGGATGATCATGAGacag gGAAACTGCTCTGTATGGGAACTTGATACTGAAGAAAGGAGTTATTCCTGCTGA
- the si:ch211-217g15.3 gene encoding uncharacterized protein si:ch211-217g15.3 — translation MIRVSIIVIVLLIVSIDAKPMNKLSDEHMKEMVVSTDDDGKLFWGVMVEPPEDLDRIQFEVDPSMKIWNSVKNSGQDKHYLKPEEDRDEIYHPSTSELQAQMRKFGYQAKEKDEDQYSPAWMEHSSEREVRIHLQPEEDIDDLYHKQPLISVLQQEVAEAPADLPSQRKYAKPEEDLDDIYHKKPLLPVLQQEVVEAPADLRSQRKYAMPEEDLDDIYHKKPLLPVLQQEVVEAPADLRSQRKYAMPEEDLDDIYHKKPLLPVLQQEVVEAPADLPSQRKYAKPEEDLDDIYHKKPLLPVLQQEVVEAPADLRSQRKYAMPEEDLDDIYHKKPLLPVLQQEVVEAPADLRSQRKYAMPEEDLDDIYHKKLLLPVLQQEVAEAPADLPSQRKYAMPEEDLDDIYHKKLLLPVLQQEVAEAPADLPSQRKYAKPEEDLDDIYHKKLLLPVLQQEVAEAPADLPTQRKYANPEEDLDGLYHK, via the exons ATGATCCG GGTTTCTATCATAGTCATTGTTTTGCTGATAGTCAGCATCGATGCGAAGCCAATG AATAAACTTTCAGATGAACACATGAAGGAAATGGTTGT GTCCACTGATGACGACGGGAAGCTGTTCTGGGGAGTCATGGTTGAGCCTCCAGAGGACCTGGATAGGATTCAGTTTGAGGTCGACCCCAGTATGAAAATCTGGAACAGCGTGAAGAACAGCGGCCAGGACAAACATTACCTGAAGCCTGAGGAGGATCGGGATGAGATTTACCATCCTTCAACATCTGAGCTCCAAGCTCAAATGAGAAAGTTTGGATACCAAGCTAAAGAGAAGGATGAAGACCAGTATTCGCCTGCATGGATGGAGCACAGCAGTGAGAGAGAGGTAAGAATTCATCTTCAGCCTGAGGAAGACATAGATGACCTTTACCACAAACAGCCTCTCATATCGGTCCTTCAACAAGAGGTGGCTGAAGCTCCTGCTGACCTTCCCTCTCAAAGGAAGTACGCCAAGCCAGAGGAAGATCTGGATGATATTTACCATAAAAAACCCCTCCTGCCAGTTCTTCAACAAGAGGTGGTCGAAGCTCCTGCTGACCTTCGCTCTCAAAGGAAGTACGCTATGCCAGAGGAAGATCTGGATGATATTTACCATAAAAAACCCCTCCTGCCAGTTCTTCAACAAGAGGTGGTCGAAGCTCCTGCTGACCTTCGCTCTCAAAGGAAGTACGCTATGCCAGAGGAAGATCTGGATGATATTTACCATAAAAAACCCCTCCTGCCAGTTCTTCAACAAGAGGTGGTCGAAGCTCCTGCTGACCTTCCCTCTCAAAGGAAGTACGCCAAGCCAGAGGAAGATCTGGATGATATTTACCATAAAAAACCCCTCCTGCCAGTTCTTCAACAAGAGGTGGTCGAAGCTCCTGCTGACCTTCGCTCTCAAAGGAAGTACGCTATGCCAGAGGAAGATCTGGATGATATTTACCATAAAAAACCCCTCCTGCCAGTTCTTCAACAAGAGGTGGTCGAAGCTCCTGCTGACCTTCGCTCTCAAAGGAAGTACGCTATGCCAGAGGAAGATCTGGATGATATTTACCATAAAAAACTCCTCCTGCCAGTCCTTCAACAAGAGGTGGCTGAAGCTCCTGCTGACCTTCCCTCTCAAAGGAAGTATGCTATGCCAGAGGAAGATCTGGATGATATTTACCATAAAAAACTCCTCCTGCCAGTCCTTCAACAAGAGGTGGCTGAAGCTCCTGCTGACCTTCCCTCTCAAAGGAAGTACGCTAAGCCAGAGGAAGATCTGGATGATATTTACCATAAAAAACTCCTCCTGCCAGTTCTTCAACAAGAGGTGGCTGAAGCTCCTGCTGACCTTCCCACTCAAAGGAAGTATGCCAACCCAGAGGAAGATCTGGATGGACTCTATCACAAGTGA